A single window of bacterium DNA harbors:
- the rpsL gene encoding 30S ribosomal protein S12, whose amino-acid sequence MPTINQLVRKGREVVANKSNSPALDSCPQKRGVCLRVYTTTPKKPNSALRKVARVRLTNGLEVTVYIPGEGHNLQEHSVVMIRGGRVKDLPGVRYHIIRGKLDSVGVQDRRKSRSKYGTKRPK is encoded by the coding sequence ATGCCCACGATCAACCAGCTGGTCCGGAAGGGGCGGGAAGTCGTCGCCAACAAGAGCAACTCCCCGGCGCTCGATTCCTGTCCCCAGAAGCGGGGCGTTTGCCTCCGCGTGTACACCACCACACCCAAGAAACCGAACTCCGCGTTGCGGAAGGTGGCAAGGGTGCGGCTCACCAACGGCCTCGAGGTGACGGTGTACATCCCGGGCGAGGGGCACAACCTTCAGGAACACTCCGTGGTCATGATCCGGGGAGGACGCGTAAAGGACCTTCCCGGGGTTCGCTATCACATCATCCGTGGGAAGCTGGATTCCGTTGGTGTCCAGGACAGACGGAAGTCGCGGTCGAAGTACGGTACAAAGCGACCCAAATAG
- the rpsG gene encoding 30S ribosomal protein S7, translated as MPRRGFVSKRVVSPDPVYNDVLVAKMIHAIMLDGKARVAENVVYGSLDVLKEKTKEDPVAVMKKAIENVKPVVEVKSRRVGGATYQVPIEIRPERRQSLSIRWLVGYARERAEKTMIQRLSGELLDAYNNRGNTFKKKEDTHKMAEANKAFAHYRW; from the coding sequence ATGCCCAGGAGAGGTTTCGTTTCCAAGCGGGTCGTTTCGCCCGATCCCGTGTACAACGACGTGCTGGTCGCAAAGATGATCCACGCCATCATGCTGGACGGAAAAGCGCGGGTCGCCGAGAACGTCGTGTACGGGTCGCTGGACGTCCTCAAGGAAAAGACGAAGGAAGATCCGGTCGCGGTCATGAAAAAGGCGATCGAGAACGTGAAGCCGGTGGTCGAGGTCAAGTCCCGCAGGGTCGGCGGCGCCACGTACCAGGTCCCGATCGAGATCCGTCCGGAACGGCGCCAGTCCCTCTCGATCCGCTGGCTGGTCGGGTACGCACGGGAGCGGGCCGAGAAGACCATGATCCAGCGCCTCTCGGGCGAGCTTCTCGACGCCTACAACAACCGCGGCAACACGTTCAAGAAGAAGGAAGACACCCACAAGATGGCCGAGGCGAACAAGGCGTTCGCGCACTACCGCTGGTAA